The region TGCTCAAGGATGAGGTTTCGCGCCTGTGCAGCTTCAAGCTCACCCAGCGTGACGTTGGGCGGCAGTGAGTCGCTGGCCAGGGCCGGCAGTGTCGTTCCGCAGAGCAGAACGGCCAGCAGCAAGTTCATGCCGGCGGGATTAATTCTGCGCATAAACGCTCCCCTTCATCGTGTAGTCAAACTGCCCCTGCGGGCTCATGGTGATGGACAGGCTGGTCAGGCGGAGCCCTGTGGCATCAAAATCCTGGAGCAGCCGCTCAGGCTGCAGCCGAGAGCTGACGGAGAACGAGAATTCCCGCCAGTCCTGCGGGGGCGTGTTTTTTTCCTGACCCGGCGTGACAGCCGGCGGCTTCACCTCGGTAAACTTCACGTCGAGATTCCGTCGCTGCAGATGGGAAATAAATCGCATGAGCTGAGCGTCAGCACCGGGGAGCGCTTCGTCCGTGAGTCCGGCGGGTGAGGTGCGTTTGAAGGGAATGAAAACGTCGCCGCTTTTGCCGCCCTCCTGCAGGTTGAAGACGGCTGAGTGACCCAGCAGCTCGCGTGCGCGGCGGGAAAAGTCCTCCACGGTTGCGCCGGGGGTGGCAATAAACCGCAAACGCAGCCCTTCCGGCACGCATTCGCCATCCGTAAATCGCCAGCCGGCCACGGAGGCAAAAACAGGTTCACGGGTGAGCCAGCAGTTGCTGAGCAGCACAGAAACGGGAAGCTGCGAAGCCCACGGATGTGGTGCGCGTGCGGGCACGGCCGGTTTTTCAGGCTTAAGGGCCATGCGGGCGCGAAACGCCGCCATCGCAGCCGCCTGTTCGGCTTTCTCAGAGGCGGTCTCGTACCAGTAAATCCCCGAGGCCACTGCAAGGGTGACGAGGGCCGCCGGCAGGATAACTGACATCGCATTGACGCGCTTACGCAGCCGGCAGCGCTTAAGCTGAGTGCGGCTGAGTCTGTCAGTCAGCGTACTGGCGTGGCGATCGTCGTCCACCGTCGCGGCACACCTTAATCCTGGCGCATCGGCGTCGTTGAACCGCAGGAAATTTTTTGCAGCCAGTTCAATGGTGGCGCGCGAGCCGGTCACGTCGCCCATCACCCGAGAGCTGCCGCCGATGGCGGCAAAGAACACCCACATATCCTCTTCGTGACTCAGACGGTAGATCCCCAGGCTTTCCCGCCCTCGGTGAGCAGAAACGCCACGGCAAGGGAATGAATATGACGGCGCGCGCGGCCCGGAGAAACCAGCCCCTGCATCGATGCATTCCCGCGCCCGGCAGCAACAAAGTGCGTATCGGGAGAGGACTGGCTGCGAAACCGGGTGGCCAAAGCGTTTCGCTGCGGCTCCCAGTGCATTCCGGCCATCCAGTCGCGACGCTGATGCATAATCCGGACGCCGGTACGAAGGCTCAATTTTTTCATTGCTGGCATGTTTACCTCAGCAGAACAGGAGTGATCATGATGACAAGCGTGGTACGGCCGCGGGAGCCGGTCTGACCGCCGCCCAGAATGAAGTTACCTGGCGTAAAGGTGCCCTGTTTGTCTGCGGAGACGTTCTGTTGTTCCGAACCGGTCAGCACCAGCGTCTGCCCGGAACGGAGGTTCACCTTGCGTGCCAGGCCTTCGGTAGAGGTTGTAGGCAGGTCATTACGGGTATTGCCGTCGGCGCTGATAAACTTCTCAATCTGCGGCGGGCTGGTATAGCTGAAAGCAAACTGCAGCTGCACGTCACCGTTTTCCTGAATAAACGGCAGCATGGTCATGAACAGCCCGGTGGTAATGGTCGTCGTAGTCATTGATGAGGTGACGCCAACGTTCGCCGTGGCCGTCGAGCTGGAACTGGACAGGGATGCCTTTCTGGCTGGAAAGCTGGTAGGCCACCGGAGTCAGGTTGGCGGTCGGGTCCAGTCTGATTCAGCGCCATGCTGACGTTACCCTGCTCAGACAACGCTTTGATAAGCAGGCTGGAGCCGGAGAATTTCGCAGCGTTACCTGAGGCGGTATCGAGAATTGAAATGCCCGCGCTGGCAGCAGATGTGGATGCATTGGGCCATGGAGCCGGTCCAGACTGGCGCCAAAGTTATTGAGGGATTTATAAATCAGCCCCCAGTCCAGTCCCAGCTGCTCATTACGCGTCTGGCTGACGCTGACTATCTGAATATTTAGCTTGAACCTGACGACTCAGGACTTTGTTCTGGTATTCGATGTATCGTCCGATACGGTCAAGCACATCCGGCGTGTCCGTCACGCTGAGCGTACCCGTGGCGGCAGACAGCCAGAATCTGCCTGATTTTGGTGTCAGCATTTGATCGATTGTTTTACGGATATCATCATACAGGTCACTGTTCATACCGTAATCGGTCTTCTGGTTCGAGCTGATGTCACCGGTCGTGCCACCGGTAGTTCCCCCTCCGCTGCCCAGCTGATTACCGGAGCCAGAGTTGATTGAGGCGCTACTGTTGACTTTGGTATTGAGAATGACGAGCTGGAATGTGCGGGTATCCTGCTGGTAGAAATACACGCCGCTGCGGTCACTACGCCAGGACAGACCGTATCCGCTGGCTTCAACATCCAGCAGATCCCGTACATCGCCCTGGAATTTGATACCGCGGACAAGGGCAGTGCTTTGCTGAACAGGTGCAGCCTGCCCTGATGCGGAGCCGATCTGTGATAGTGGTACGCGACCATTATCATCAGGCGCAGGGAGCTGACCATTCATCTGCGAGGTTGTCACGCTACCGGTTGAAACGTTGCTGAGTGCCGCAAAGGCATCCGGCGTGATGGAAACCCTGATGCCGCAAAGCGCGGTAATGCGTTGTCCAAGCTCAGGCAGTGATATACCGTCTGGACGGTTTATCGTTATCTGGCAGGCAGGCAGATTTTTTTCGTCCGGCGTGGATACGACGGGCGCAACCGGCTGCAGGTTAACCCAGGGTTTGTCGGACCAGACGACGGTAGGTTGGGTCATTGCCTGTCGGCTCTGCAACACCCGCTGAGCAGTGTCAGCCTGTCCTGAAGCTTCTTTATCCATTTTGCTGATTTCTGTCAGCGAACAGGATGACAGCACGAACGCGGTGGCCAGCGCTGTCAGGCAGAAAGGTATACGCGGCATCCGCAGCTCCCTGAGGTGGTTAATTGAGGTAAACAATGCTGCCCTCCGTTATTCCGGAGGGCAGGGAAAGATTCATATCGGTACCGTCAGCCATGCGCAGGCGACCGCCGCTGACGGTCAGCGCTAGCGCTGAGGTCACTGACTGGCTTCGCAGGGCGGCAAAAACGCCATCGTAGCAGGGACCCATATCCAGAGCCGGTTGCTCAGAATGACGGAGTGAATACGGCTGTCAGGTGCAGGGATGATGCCTGTCTGAGCGGGGTAACGGGACCATCAGCGACCGCCCGACCATGGCGCCAGTTATTGACCGCATCGGCTGTGCGCAGCATGTCTGCGGCCAGCTGGTCCGGCAGCGTTTGCTGGACAGCCGCACGGACGTGCTCTGACGAATGACGCTGCGCATCACCCGCCATCAATGCAATGACCACAAAACACCAGGACCGGCAGCGCGAATCCCATCTCAGTGCCCCCGCCCGCAGGGTGTCGCTGACGGAAATCAGGCATTGAATGCGGTTTGCCTCAGCAAACAGCGGTTTTTCGGCCTTGCGATAGAGGTCAAATACCTGAACCATCACCGACTCAAAGTTGCCGTGGAAAATGAGAGGGGCATCAATGCGGTAATCAAGCGATACCGGCCAGATAACGACCCAGTTACCGCCGTTACTGCACGGCGCCTTCGAAGCCCAGCCGGTGAGTGTCTCTTTCAGGGTTGAACCCGGTTCTGCCCGCCATGTCTGA is a window of Pantoea rwandensis DNA encoding:
- the pilO2 gene encoding type 4b pilus protein PilO2 — translated: MWVFFAAIGGSSRVMGDVTGSRATIELAAKNFLRFNDADAPGLRCAATVDDDRHASTLTDRLSRTQLKRCRLRKRVNAMSVILPAALVTLAVASGIYWYETASEKAEQAAAMAAFRARMALKPEKPAVPARAPHPWASQLPVSVLLSNCWLTREPVFASVAGWRFTDGECVPEGLRLRFIATPGATVEDFSRRARELLGHSAVFNLQEGGKSGDVFIPFKRTSPAGLTDEALPGADAQLMRFISHLQRRNLDVKFTEVKPPAVTPGQEKNTPPQDWREFSFSVSSRLQPERLLQDFDATGLRLTSLSITMSPQGQFDYTMKGSVYAQN
- a CDS encoding secretin N-terminal domain-containing protein; protein product: MPRIPFCLTALATAFVLSSCSLTEISKMDKEASGQADTAQRVLQSRQAMTQPTVVWSDKPWVNLQPVAPVVSTPDEKNLPACQITINRPDGISLPELGQRITALCGIRVSITPDAFAALSNVSTGSVTTSQMNGQLPAPDDNGRVPLSQIGSASGQAAPVQQSTALVRGIKFQGDVRDLLDVEASGYGLSWRSDRSGVYFYQQDTRTFQLVILNTKVNSSASINSGSGNQLGSGGGTTGGTTGDISSNQKTDYGMNSDLYDDIRKTIDQMLTPKSGRFWLSAATGTLSVTDTPDVLDRIGRYIEYQNKVLSRQVQAKYSDSQRQPDA
- a CDS encoding type IV pilus biogenesis protein PilM gives rise to the protein MGPCYDGVFAALRSQSVTSALALTVSGGRLRMADGTDMNLSLPSGITEGSIVYLN
- a CDS encoding toxin co-regulated pilus biosynthesis Q family protein; amino-acid sequence: MSSQTAASPIPGTPVTVAPVGQTWRAEPGSTLKETLTGWASKAPCSNGGNWVVIWPVSLDYRIDAPLIFHGNFESVMVQVFDLYRKAEKPLFAEANRIQCLISVSDTLRAGALRWDSRCRSWCFVVIALMAGDAQRHSSEHVRAAVQQTLPDQLAADMLRTADAVNNWRHGRAVADGPVTPLRQASSLHLTAVFTPSF